In one window of Chloroflexota bacterium DNA:
- a CDS encoding ZIP family metal transporter, whose translation MSIVNAFQGLSPVLQALLATCFTWGMTALGAAAVFTSNEISKKTLDILLGFAAGVMIAASYWSLLAPAIEMSEGRSIPAWLPAAVGFLAGGLFLRGIDLVLPHLHPGALMEEAEGIHTTFRRITLLVLAITLHNFPEGLAVGVAFGAAAAGFPSANLAGAIALAIGIGIQNFPEGMAVSMPLRREGVSSLKSFCYGQLSALVEPIAGVFGAGAVLLAQPILPYALAFAAGAMIFVVIEELVPESQRGGNTDWATMGAMAGFAAMMILDVAFG comes from the coding sequence ATGAGCATAGTCAATGCTTTTCAAGGTTTGTCTCCCGTCTTACAGGCGTTGCTGGCCACGTGTTTTACCTGGGGAATGACCGCCCTGGGAGCTGCTGCAGTCTTTACCTCCAATGAGATCAGCAAAAAGACACTGGACATATTGCTCGGCTTTGCCGCCGGGGTGATGATCGCGGCCAGCTACTGGTCTTTGCTTGCTCCTGCCATCGAGATGTCAGAGGGCAGGAGCATTCCCGCCTGGTTGCCCGCTGCGGTAGGCTTTCTCGCTGGCGGACTGTTCCTGCGTGGTATTGACCTAGTTCTACCGCACTTGCACCCAGGTGCTCTTATGGAAGAAGCAGAGGGCATCCATACTACCTTTAGACGGATCACCCTGCTTGTGCTAGCCATTACATTGCACAACTTCCCTGAGGGGTTGGCTGTGGGAGTGGCTTTTGGAGCGGCTGCGGCTGGTTTCCCTTCTGCCAATCTGGCAGGAGCAATTGCCCTGGCCATTGGCATCGGCATCCAGAACTTCCCAGAGGGCATGGCCGTTTCCATGCCCCTGCGCCGTGAAGGCGTTTCATCGCTAAAAAGCTTCTGCTATGGGCAGCTATCTGCGCTCGTTGAACCTATTGCAGGCGTGTTCGGGGCAGGAGCTGTTCTCTTGGCTCAGCCTATTCTGCCCTATGCTTTGGCTTTTGCGGCAGGGGCGATGATCTTTGTCGTGATTGAGGAGCTAGTGCCCGAATCGCAGCGTGGTGGCAACACCGATTGGGCCACTATGGGTGCTATGGCCGGTTTTGCCGCTATGATGATCCTGGACGTGGCCTTTGGGTAG
- a CDS encoding tryptophan-rich sensory protein, which produces MKKIGSRQILNLLALLAMVIINGLANALPLNGQTTGEISDRFRVYFVPAGYVFSIWGLIYLGLLGFVVYQLLPAQRDNRRLARVGYWFVLSCLANAVWILLWHYEFFPLTVAVMLILLISLIAIYLRLDIGHERIATAEKWLVDIPFSIYLGWITVATVANVTALLSYWNWSGWGISAPAWAAIMLVIAAGIALAVHLTRRDLAYVLVIVWAFAGIAVKHMATPLVAWTAGLLAVVIAAVGAIRALQRKPLLCKG; this is translated from the coding sequence ATGAAAAAGATCGGATCAAGACAGATACTTAACCTATTGGCTCTCCTTGCTATGGTAATTATCAATGGTTTGGCCAATGCCTTGCCCCTCAACGGCCAGACCACGGGAGAGATATCGGATCGCTTCCGGGTTTATTTTGTCCCAGCGGGCTACGTCTTCTCCATCTGGGGGTTGATTTACCTTGGACTATTGGGGTTTGTCGTTTATCAATTATTGCCCGCACAAAGGGATAACCGACGGTTAGCACGTGTTGGCTACTGGTTTGTCCTGAGTTGCTTGGCAAATGCTGTGTGGATCCTTCTCTGGCATTATGAATTCTTTCCACTGACCGTAGCCGTGATGCTTATCCTCCTCATCTCGCTGATAGCGATTTACCTCCGCTTGGACATTGGCCACGAGCGGATTGCAACGGCCGAGAAATGGCTGGTAGACATTCCATTCAGCATCTACCTGGGCTGGATCACGGTAGCGACCGTGGCGAATGTTACGGCGCTCTTGTCCTACTGGAATTGGAGCGGCTGGGGCATCAGTGCCCCTGCATGGGCAGCGATTATGCTGGTTATCGCTGCCGGAATAGCCTTGGCTGTCCATCTCACCCGCAGAGACCTGGCTTATGTGCTGGTCATTGTATGGGCTTTCGCGGGCATTGCGGTGAAACACATGGCAACACCTTTGGTGGCCTGGACGGCGGGCTTGCTGGCAGTGGTTATAGCAGCAGTAGGAGCTATCCGCGCGTTACAGAGAAAGCCATTACTGTGCAAAGGATAA
- the pfkA gene encoding 6-phosphofructokinase — MKRIAVLTSGGDAPGMNAAVRAVVRTGLDKGWEVFGVRQGYAGLIAGNFVPLKARDVSGIIQMGGTVLGSARCPEFKTEEGRLRALRALNQQDIEALVVIGGNGSQCGAHELFQMGFPVVGVASTIDNDLYGSEITIGVDTALNIALEAIDRLKVTASSHQRAFLVEVMGRNCGYLALMSGIAGGAEAVVIPEVETDPEALATELRDSYRRGKSHALIVVAEGAKYNAEGLLQYFQKHRERLGFELRATTLGHVQRGGAPTASDRLLATRMGAAATEHIARGEYGLLMGLNKGEITGTPLEEVVSKKKELDVRLLELAQVLAK, encoded by the coding sequence ATGAAGCGTATCGCGGTGTTGACTAGCGGAGGAGATGCACCAGGCATGAACGCTGCTGTTCGCGCCGTGGTGCGTACTGGTCTGGATAAAGGTTGGGAAGTCTTTGGCGTGCGGCAAGGTTATGCAGGTCTCATCGCGGGGAATTTTGTGCCGTTGAAAGCCCGCGATGTCAGCGGCATCATCCAAATGGGTGGAACTGTGCTGGGCAGTGCCCGCTGCCCTGAGTTCAAGACCGAAGAAGGACGCCTCAGAGCATTGAGGGCATTGAATCAGCAAGATATTGAGGCTCTGGTAGTGATCGGTGGAAATGGATCGCAGTGTGGTGCTCATGAGCTGTTCCAGATGGGCTTCCCTGTGGTAGGAGTGGCTTCCACCATTGACAATGACCTTTACGGGTCGGAAATCACCATCGGTGTAGACACTGCTCTGAACATCGCCTTAGAGGCTATAGACCGGCTGAAAGTCACGGCTTCATCGCATCAGCGGGCTTTCCTGGTTGAAGTAATGGGGCGCAATTGCGGCTACCTAGCCCTGATGTCCGGTATTGCGGGTGGTGCAGAGGCGGTGGTCATCCCTGAAGTAGAAACCGACCCAGAAGCTCTGGCTACAGAGCTGCGCGATAGTTATCGGCGCGGCAAGTCGCACGCGCTCATCGTGGTTGCAGAAGGAGCCAAATACAATGCTGAAGGATTGCTACAATACTTCCAGAAACACCGTGAGCGATTGGGCTTTGAATTGCGGGCAACCACCTTGGGACACGTCCAGCGAGGAGGTGCGCCTACCGCTTCGGACCGGTTGCTGGCTACTCGCATGGGGGCGGCGGCAACAGAGCACATCGCTCGTGGCGAATATGGTCTGCTGATGGGTCTGAATAAAGGTGAAATCACAGGCACTCCGCTAGAGGAAGTGGTGAGTAAGAAGAAAGAGCTGGATGTGCGTTTGCTGGAGTTAGCCCAAGTGCTAGCAAAGTAG
- the gyrA gene encoding DNA gyrase subunit A, translated as MKTAYLDYAMSVITSRALPDVRDGLKPVQRRILYAMNDMGLRHDKPYKKSARIVGEVLGKYHPHGDVAVYDAMTRMAQDFTMRYMLVDGQGNFGSIDGDNPAAMRYTEARLAAIAEEMLADIDKDTVDFMDNFDGTLREPVVLPTRLPNFLLNGASGIAVGMATNVPPHNLNEVCDATIFLIDNYRRIDSISVEELMEFIKGPDFPTGGTILGLEGIRSAYATGAGKIVMRARAHFEEAGGGKSLIIVTELPYQVSKAGLIERIAELVRDKRIETISDLRDESDRQGMRIVIELKRGMEPQPTLMQLYKYTPMQSTFNVNMLALVYGEPRVLSLKRSLQLFIEHRQEVITRRSRFELERAKLRAHILEGLKIALDHLDAVIATIRQSQSAETALTNLQRKFKLTETQARAILDLQLRRLAALERRKIEEEYADTLKQIQYLQSLLANPRKILQLIKTELQELKERYGDGRLTRISEKEAEEIKVEDLIPEEDVFVAVTQRGYVKRVLRRSDLFPPTGRDAALRAVATNTLHNVLFCTNKGRCFTIKAHQIPDSTNGIPLSNLLTIESDEIVTSIVEVPDFKEVSFLTMCTAHGRIKRTPVAEFSAIRSSGLSAITLDNGDELRCAVTTNGSQELILVTAKGRAIRFKEDEVRAMGRSAAGVNAIKLDSGDHIIGMDAVQEGGTLLVVSEKGYAKQTPLTAYPTQSRYGKGIEAFSPKALAQTGHLVAACVVYPDDEIGISSASGAAFRIKASEIPTQSRSTRGSVIAPLKGTDKIAGMMHIAAKPKKSAVASLVSPQSKKPRHARKSSVKQLATKTKGTATQAKRGAEKGAASAPRAPTSRKE; from the coding sequence ATGAAGACGGCGTATCTGGATTATGCCATGAGCGTGATCACTTCGCGTGCCCTGCCTGATGTCCGGGATGGGCTAAAGCCAGTGCAACGCCGCATCCTCTATGCCATGAACGACATGGGTCTGCGACACGACAAGCCCTATAAGAAGAGCGCACGCATCGTTGGCGAGGTGCTGGGCAAGTATCATCCCCATGGCGATGTGGCCGTCTACGATGCCATGACCCGCATGGCCCAAGATTTCACGATGCGCTATATGCTCGTGGATGGACAAGGCAACTTTGGCTCTATAGATGGCGACAACCCCGCCGCGATGCGCTACACGGAGGCACGCCTGGCTGCTATTGCGGAGGAAATGCTAGCCGATATTGACAAAGACACCGTGGATTTCATGGACAATTTCGATGGCACGCTGCGCGAACCAGTGGTTCTACCTACGCGTCTGCCGAATTTTCTATTGAACGGTGCCTCGGGTATCGCAGTAGGCATGGCTACTAATGTGCCGCCTCACAATTTGAACGAAGTGTGCGATGCCACGATTTTCCTCATCGACAATTACCGACGCATCGATTCCATTTCTGTTGAAGAACTGATGGAATTCATCAAGGGGCCTGATTTTCCAACGGGAGGCACCATCCTGGGACTGGAAGGGATACGCAGCGCATACGCCACCGGCGCTGGCAAGATCGTGATGCGCGCACGTGCACACTTTGAAGAGGCTGGGGGAGGCAAATCGTTGATCATCGTCACCGAGCTTCCCTATCAGGTGAGCAAGGCCGGCTTGATTGAAAGGATCGCCGAGTTAGTGCGCGACAAAAGGATCGAAACAATATCCGATCTGCGCGACGAATCAGACCGCCAGGGCATGCGTATTGTCATCGAGTTGAAGCGCGGGATGGAACCGCAGCCCACTTTGATGCAGTTGTACAAGTACACGCCAATGCAGAGCACATTCAATGTCAACATGTTGGCACTTGTCTATGGCGAACCTCGTGTTTTGTCGTTGAAGAGAAGCCTGCAACTCTTTATTGAACATCGCCAAGAAGTTATCACCCGTCGTAGCCGCTTCGAGCTCGAGCGAGCCAAATTGCGTGCGCATATTCTAGAGGGCCTGAAAATTGCGTTGGACCACCTAGACGCGGTGATTGCCACCATCCGCCAATCCCAAAGTGCCGAGACGGCGCTGACTAACTTGCAGCGCAAGTTCAAGCTAACGGAAACGCAGGCACGCGCCATCCTCGATCTGCAATTGCGTCGTCTGGCAGCGCTGGAACGACGCAAGATCGAGGAAGAGTATGCAGATACACTAAAGCAAATCCAGTACCTGCAAAGTCTACTAGCCAATCCACGCAAAATCCTGCAGCTCATCAAGACGGAACTACAAGAGTTGAAAGAGCGTTATGGGGATGGGAGACTTACGCGTATTTCGGAAAAGGAAGCGGAGGAGATCAAGGTAGAAGACTTGATACCCGAAGAGGATGTGTTCGTCGCCGTTACACAAAGAGGTTACGTGAAAAGAGTCTTGCGACGCAGCGATCTCTTTCCCCCAACAGGTCGGGATGCTGCCCTCCGCGCAGTAGCCACGAATACGCTGCATAATGTGCTCTTCTGCACGAACAAAGGACGCTGCTTTACCATCAAAGCACATCAAATTCCCGATTCGACAAACGGCATCCCTCTCTCCAACTTGCTGACCATAGAATCGGATGAAATTGTGACCTCCATTGTAGAAGTGCCGGACTTTAAGGAGGTCTCTTTCCTCACCATGTGTACAGCCCACGGGCGTATCAAACGCACTCCCGTGGCAGAGTTCTCCGCAATACGCTCAAGTGGTCTGAGTGCCATCACGTTGGACAATGGCGATGAGTTGCGTTGCGCGGTAACAACGAATGGTAGCCAGGAATTGATCCTCGTTACAGCAAAAGGGCGAGCGATACGCTTCAAAGAGGATGAAGTACGGGCCATGGGACGCAGTGCGGCTGGTGTGAATGCCATCAAACTGGATTCAGGCGACCACATCATCGGGATGGATGCAGTGCAGGAAGGAGGAACTTTGCTTGTCGTGAGTGAAAAAGGCTATGCAAAGCAGACACCTCTGACGGCATATCCGACCCAAAGTCGATATGGGAAAGGCATCGAAGCATTCTCGCCTAAGGCTCTTGCCCAAACCGGGCATTTGGTGGCTGCTTGTGTGGTGTATCCCGATGATGAAATAGGCATCTCATCTGCTAGCGGAGCGGCCTTCCGCATCAAAGCTAGCGAGATTCCCACGCAGAGCCGTTCCACGCGGGGCAGTGTCATCGCGCCTCTCAAAGGTACGGACAAGATAGCGGGCATGATGCATATTGCCGCCAAGCCCAAGAAGTCCGCTGTTGCGAGCCTGGTATCGCCACAAAGCAAGAAGCCCCGTCATGCTCGCAAATCTTCTGTGAAACAGCTTGCAACGAAGACCAAGGGAACCGCTACACAGGCGAAGAGAGGGGCGGAAAAAGGCGCAGCTTCTGCTCCCCGCGCACCCACATCCAGGAAAGAGTGA
- a CDS encoding putative DNA binding domain-containing protein: MDFRELLRKGRGQLLELMPQPEVEALAETLVAFANADGGTILVGLSSTGMLLEEVEPEHLEALLLRAQGMCRPPVKTEWQPLEAMGGTAIAISVPRSPELHSLFDGRVLLRSGAKNRPLSGEEIRYLASAKGAGEYELEAVPGATLTDFDEDIIAEYAAKRRIRGPRGEQLNDEELLSDSGAVNTEGKPTVAGILLFGRNPQRLLSHSGAVLVRFAGTTPTNREGLPGYTRREEITGSLNQIIDKLWNIIWEEMRHESVIFGLKREERPEYPPAAVREAIVNAVAHRDYRLTGRKIEVRMFDDRLEIISPGGLPGHITLDNIVEEHFSRNPRIVRGLFYWGFIEELGLGIDRMIEEMLQAGHPRPQFDATPFTFKVTLRNVRERPVSKWEKVLNERQIKALLFLQDHNRITNREYHDLCPDVTPETLRLDLVDMVQKGILLRIGDKKGAYYILK; encoded by the coding sequence ATGGACTTCAGAGAATTGCTGAGAAAAGGTCGCGGACAATTGCTGGAGCTCATGCCACAGCCAGAAGTAGAAGCGTTGGCAGAAACGCTGGTTGCATTTGCCAATGCTGATGGGGGCACAATTCTGGTTGGGCTCAGCAGCACCGGGATGTTGCTGGAGGAGGTGGAGCCCGAGCACCTGGAGGCATTGCTCCTGCGTGCGCAAGGGATGTGCCGCCCGCCAGTCAAAACAGAGTGGCAGCCACTAGAGGCTATGGGCGGAACAGCGATTGCGATTTCTGTGCCGCGTAGCCCAGAATTGCACAGCCTTTTCGATGGCCGGGTGTTGTTGCGCTCAGGTGCGAAGAATCGTCCCCTGAGTGGCGAGGAGATCAGGTACCTTGCTTCTGCTAAGGGAGCGGGCGAGTACGAATTGGAAGCGGTCCCCGGCGCGACCCTGACCGACTTCGATGAAGACATTATTGCTGAGTATGCGGCCAAGCGCCGCATACGTGGACCGCGCGGCGAGCAATTGAACGATGAGGAACTCTTATCCGATAGTGGAGCCGTGAACACGGAGGGCAAGCCCACTGTAGCTGGCATCTTGCTCTTTGGACGCAATCCGCAGCGCCTGTTATCTCACAGCGGTGCCGTGCTGGTGCGCTTTGCGGGCACGACACCAACTAACCGCGAGGGGCTTCCAGGCTATACCCGACGTGAGGAAATCACCGGATCGCTGAACCAGATCATCGACAAACTTTGGAACATTATCTGGGAAGAAATGCGCCATGAGTCGGTCATCTTCGGCTTGAAGCGCGAGGAGCGTCCCGAATACCCACCAGCTGCAGTTCGCGAGGCCATCGTCAATGCGGTTGCTCACCGCGACTATCGCCTCACGGGTCGCAAGATCGAAGTGCGCATGTTCGACGACCGGCTCGAAATCATCAGCCCTGGTGGACTTCCTGGCCACATCACGCTGGACAACATTGTCGAAGAGCACTTCTCACGCAACCCTCGTATTGTGAGAGGACTCTTCTATTGGGGTTTCATCGAGGAATTGGGACTAGGCATTGACCGCATGATCGAGGAGATGCTGCAGGCTGGACATCCCCGGCCACAGTTTGACGCTACTCCTTTCACTTTTAAGGTAACCCTGCGCAACGTGCGCGAACGCCCAGTGAGCAAATGGGAAAAAGTTCTCAACGAGCGGCAGATCAAAGCCCTGCTTTTCCTGCAGGATCACAACCGCATTACCAATCGCGAGTACCACGACCTCTGTCCAGATGTAACACCTGAAACGCTGCGCCTAGACCTGGTGGATATGGTGCAGAAGGGGATTCTACTGCGCATTGGCGACAAGAAGGGCGCCTATTACATCCTCAAATAA
- a CDS encoding gamma-glutamyl-gamma-aminobutyrate hydrolase family protein, protein MRPLIGIPCQGNLRSNYRRFCVGQSYCRALEAVGGAPVLIPLLDDEEALLDIYQRLDGLLLAGGGDIAPRHFGQERLARLGNIDPPRDRVELLLVRWAVEDDLPLLAICRGIQVLNVALGGTLYQDIPSQIPHALRHNFHPEHPRNHLGHEIVVKEGTRLAGILGVNQVHVNSFHHQSVRDVAPRLIVAAVAPDGVIEAMEAPDKRFVLGVQWHPEDLVWDDPKMRRLLAAFIEEAARNPRCS, encoded by the coding sequence ATGCGTCCATTAATCGGTATCCCATGCCAAGGTAACCTGCGCTCGAATTATCGCCGTTTTTGTGTCGGGCAGAGTTACTGCCGTGCGCTAGAGGCGGTAGGTGGAGCGCCAGTTTTGATTCCGTTGCTCGATGATGAGGAGGCCTTGCTGGATATCTATCAACGCTTGGATGGATTGCTTCTAGCCGGTGGGGGAGACATCGCCCCTCGACATTTTGGCCAAGAGCGTCTAGCTAGGCTGGGGAACATTGATCCACCTCGCGATCGCGTGGAATTGCTCTTGGTGCGCTGGGCAGTAGAGGATGATCTGCCTCTATTGGCCATTTGCCGCGGGATACAGGTGCTCAACGTAGCTTTGGGAGGCACGCTCTATCAGGATATCCCCTCGCAGATTCCTCATGCCTTGCGCCACAACTTTCACCCTGAACACCCGCGAAACCACCTAGGACATGAGATAGTGGTCAAAGAGGGAACTCGGCTGGCAGGCATCCTGGGCGTCAATCAAGTGCATGTCAATAGCTTTCACCACCAATCAGTGCGAGACGTGGCTCCTCGCTTAATAGTAGCCGCTGTTGCGCCAGATGGTGTGATCGAAGCTATGGAAGCCCCGGACAAGCGATTCGTCCTGGGCGTGCAATGGCATCCAGAGGACTTGGTATGGGACGATCCCAAGATGAGACGTCTCTTAGCGGCATTCATTGAAGAGGCAGCCAGAAATCCTCGCTGCAGTTAG
- a CDS encoding sodium-translocating pyrophosphatase: MSSIAFVFPIAGLLGLLFTLYLARVTMNKEAGPPEIVNFSAFIQEGAATFLRREYRIMAIVAVFFAAFLVVTLDAYIMFTFIIGAGTSVLAGYIGMAIATRANGRTTFAARNGPTHAFVVAFSGGSVLGMAAVSIGILGISSVYLLFHFLRLVPNPLTVMTGYSIGASFAAIFARIGGGIFTKAADIGADMVGKVEVGIPEDDPRNPAVIADNVGDNVGDVAGMGADTYQAYVDTSIAALILGASATTILGTPLGEKGILLPLWILFVGMIGSVLGIIAVKTLARTGKVGPEMLLRIGMVSSGATTLLGILLLSIFYLGDMRAFYAASAGLVAGVLIGLITDYFTSGSPVDTIARSGESGAATILITGLAVGMQSATLPMVILGLSMVIAFRAWGIYGISLSGVGLLSILGITLSMDAYGPIADNAGGIAEMTRQHPHIRRITDRLDAAGNTTAAIAKAFAVSATAAAALSLLTAYSAATKVQSLDIRDAKVMAGILIGGAFPALVSSMTLKAVGRTAGLIVTEVRRQFKEIVGLREGKIPPDYQRCIDIATKGALEQLVAPCLIAVAAPFVIVFSLGCEALAGFLAGNIVSGIFLAIFMANVGGAWDNAKKRIETGAYGGKGSLAHLASVVGDTVGDPLKDTAGPTLNILVELVAAVSLAFVPLFLRLVH, encoded by the coding sequence GTGTCTTCAATTGCCTTTGTTTTTCCCATTGCCGGGCTGCTGGGGCTGCTGTTTACCCTGTATCTTGCCCGAGTCACGATGAACAAAGAGGCAGGTCCACCTGAGATCGTCAATTTCTCCGCCTTCATCCAGGAAGGCGCAGCTACGTTTCTCCGACGTGAATACCGCATCATGGCCATCGTAGCAGTTTTCTTCGCTGCCTTTTTGGTGGTGACGTTAGACGCATATATAATGTTCACTTTCATCATCGGCGCGGGCACTTCTGTACTGGCTGGCTATATCGGCATGGCCATCGCCACACGCGCGAATGGTCGTACGACTTTTGCCGCCCGCAATGGCCCTACCCATGCCTTTGTTGTGGCCTTCTCTGGTGGGTCGGTTTTGGGCATGGCCGCCGTGAGCATCGGCATCCTTGGTATATCCTCGGTGTATCTGCTGTTCCACTTTTTGAGGCTAGTGCCCAATCCACTGACCGTGATGACAGGTTATTCCATTGGCGCAAGTTTTGCCGCCATCTTCGCACGTATTGGCGGGGGCATCTTCACCAAAGCGGCAGACATAGGAGCTGACATGGTGGGGAAAGTAGAGGTAGGCATACCGGAGGATGATCCACGCAACCCAGCGGTCATCGCAGATAACGTGGGCGACAATGTGGGCGATGTGGCAGGCATGGGTGCAGACACCTACCAGGCTTATGTGGATACTTCCATTGCCGCCCTTATTCTGGGTGCCTCGGCTACCACTATCCTGGGCACGCCTTTAGGGGAAAAAGGCATACTCTTGCCTTTGTGGATTCTTTTTGTAGGAATGATTGGTTCTGTACTGGGAATTATTGCGGTGAAGACGCTGGCACGAACTGGAAAGGTAGGGCCAGAAATGCTCTTGCGCATCGGCATGGTCAGCAGCGGAGCGACAACGTTGCTGGGGATTTTATTGCTGTCTATCTTTTATCTAGGAGACATGCGCGCTTTTTACGCTGCTTCTGCAGGACTGGTTGCCGGTGTGCTCATCGGGCTGATTACAGATTACTTCACTTCTGGAAGCCCAGTCGATACCATTGCTCGCTCAGGTGAATCCGGCGCGGCCACTATCCTCATCACTGGATTAGCCGTGGGCATGCAGAGCGCTACCTTGCCTATGGTTATACTGGGATTGTCCATGGTCATTGCCTTCAGAGCGTGGGGTATCTATGGCATTTCGCTGTCGGGCGTGGGCTTGCTCTCGATTCTTGGTATCACGTTGTCCATGGATGCCTACGGACCTATCGCCGATAACGCAGGTGGTATCGCTGAAATGACACGGCAGCATCCGCATATTAGGCGCATCACCGATCGTCTGGATGCAGCGGGCAACACCACGGCAGCCATTGCCAAGGCTTTTGCGGTCAGTGCTACTGCTGCCGCTGCGCTTTCCTTGCTGACTGCTTACTCTGCTGCGACAAAGGTGCAAAGCCTTGATATTCGCGATGCCAAGGTGATGGCTGGCATCCTAATTGGAGGAGCATTTCCGGCTTTGGTCTCTTCGATGACGCTCAAAGCGGTAGGACGTACGGCAGGTTTGATTGTTACAGAGGTGCGGCGTCAATTCAAAGAGATTGTCGGGTTGCGGGAAGGCAAAATCCCGCCAGATTATCAACGCTGTATTGACATCGCCACTAAGGGGGCTTTGGAGCAGTTGGTTGCACCTTGTCTGATTGCGGTTGCTGCTCCCTTCGTCATCGTTTTCTCCTTGGGCTGTGAGGCGCTGGCTGGGTTCCTAGCCGGCAATATCGTGAGTGGTATTTTTTTGGCTATCTTCATGGCTAATGTAGGTGGTGCCTGGGACAATGCCAAGAAACGCATCGAGACTGGCGCCTATGGTGGCAAGGGTTCTCTGGCCCATCTCGCCAGCGTGGTAGGAGACACTGTGGGAGACCCATTGAAAGATACGGCCGGACCCACTCTGAACATTCTCGTCGAATTGGTTGCGGCTGTCTCGCTTGCTTTCGTGCCGTTATTCCTGCGACTAGTCCACTAA
- a CDS encoding S8 family peptidase, with amino-acid sequence MSENKITPALADALAAPGAPQEHRIIVKYREHIALTARPLMGISRARHFFLIPAAAMRASAEQIQALATDPAVEYIWPDLPVRTCLDTSAPFIRAPQVWAAGFTGRDVPIAIVDTGIDPGHPDFAGRIIAMEDFTGEGPRDNNGHGTHVAGIAAGAGNTYKGIAPEARIYAAKVLHGDGSGYMSEVISGLDWAVQQNVRVINLSLGGVGPCDGTDALSTACDAAVEQGVMVCVAAGNYGPGASTVGPPGCARKVLTIGACSNQGTIANFSARGPTSDGRVKPDILLPGVGIVSCRAQGTTMGTPVDALYTRASGTSMATPHGTGIVALLLEAFPDLTPSQLKERLMNTAKDLGLDANAQGKGRADAYQAHLNTPFAPPPTPPTPTPGCLISILHLFMPGW; translated from the coding sequence ATGAGTGAAAACAAAATAACCCCTGCTCTAGCAGACGCGCTGGCTGCTCCGGGAGCGCCGCAAGAGCATCGCATCATTGTGAAATATCGAGAGCATATCGCTCTGACCGCGCGGCCCTTGATGGGCATCTCGCGTGCACGACATTTCTTTCTCATCCCTGCAGCGGCGATGCGTGCTTCTGCTGAGCAGATTCAAGCCCTTGCTACTGATCCTGCAGTGGAATACATCTGGCCGGACTTGCCTGTGCGTACCTGCTTGGACACTTCGGCTCCTTTCATCCGTGCTCCGCAGGTCTGGGCAGCTGGCTTTACCGGGCGCGATGTGCCGATTGCGATTGTTGATACGGGTATTGACCCCGGACATCCCGATTTTGCCGGGCGCATTATCGCTATGGAGGATTTTACCGGCGAAGGACCGCGTGATAACAATGGGCATGGCACTCACGTGGCTGGCATTGCAGCGGGTGCGGGCAATACGTATAAAGGGATTGCGCCCGAAGCACGCATCTATGCTGCTAAGGTGTTGCACGGCGACGGCTCAGGTTACATGAGCGAGGTGATATCTGGCCTGGATTGGGCAGTACAGCAGAACGTAAGGGTTATCAATTTATCCCTGGGTGGCGTGGGGCCTTGCGATGGGACAGATGCCCTTTCCACTGCCTGTGACGCAGCAGTAGAACAAGGTGTAATGGTTTGTGTGGCCGCGGGCAACTATGGCCCAGGTGCATCCACCGTCGGACCTCCTGGCTGCGCCAGGAAGGTGCTGACCATAGGCGCCTGCTCCAACCAAGGTACGATTGCTAACTTTTCCGCGCGTGGGCCCACGAGCGATGGCCGAGTGAAGCCAGATATTCTACTGCCCGGTGTGGGCATTGTTTCTTGCCGTGCACAAGGTACCACCATGGGTACACCCGTAGATGCACTGTACACGCGAGCATCTGGTACCAGTATGGCTACGCCTCACGGCACGGGCATCGTAGCTCTGCTGCTGGAAGCTTTTCCGGATTTAACGCCGTCGCAATTGAAAGAACGGCTAATGAACACAGCGAAGGACCTGGGGTTGGATGCCAATGCACAAGGCAAAGGACGTGCGGACGCCTATCAGGCCCATTTGAACACACCGTTTGCACCGCCACCAACACCGCCAACGCCCACACCGGGCTGCCTTATTTCGATTCTGCATCTCTTCATGCCGGGCTGGTAA
- the acpS gene encoding holo-ACP synthase, protein MLSVGVDIVEIERIQRAITRWQGRFLTRIYTPAELALCRGRVPELAVRFAAKEAISKALGTGLSGVLWCEMEVLADARGKPLVRLHGRAAARADELGLREFAISLSHSCDYAIAFVVADENGQSRASV, encoded by the coding sequence ATGCTCAGCGTGGGTGTGGACATTGTGGAAATCGAGCGGATCCAGCGGGCGATCACGCGCTGGCAGGGACGTTTCTTAACCAGAATATACACCCCTGCTGAGCTTGCTTTGTGCCGAGGACGGGTGCCGGAACTAGCAGTACGCTTTGCTGCTAAGGAAGCGATTTCCAAGGCCTTGGGGACTGGGTTGTCTGGAGTGTTATGGTGCGAGATGGAAGTGTTGGCCGATGCACGAGGCAAGCCATTGGTCCGCTTGCATGGCCGTGCGGCAGCTCGGGCTGACGAGCTAGGTCTGAGGGAGTTTGCGATCAGTCTATCGCATTCGTGCGATTATGCTATAGCTTTTGTAGTGGCGGACGAGAATGGGCAAAGTAGAGCGAGCGTTTGA